TAGCTTGGTTAAGAGCTGCAGTTTGGCTTGGCGTTAAGCTAGGATCACTAAAACGAGTTTCAAAGTATAATTCTACTTTATCCCGCTGACCACTTAAAGCCCAATGATATAAGCAATAAGCGGCGGCTGCCTTAGTATTAACAGCGGCTTGACGGCAATACTTTAATAAATGAAAGCGATCCAAGACAAACTTACAGTTAGGTAGATATTTAGCGCCCGCCTTAATCCAAGGCGCGCCATCACCAGCAAGATAAAACTGCTTAGCTTGCGGATAATTGGCTTCTAAATAACACAGCACCTCGTCCCACAGCTGTTCATTAGCCGCGCCAGCATAAGTACCAGTAAAATATTTGGGCTGAATTAAACAATGCCGTTTTTGGCTCTCATCATAGCCTTCATGTAAGTATACTAACTTCATAAAATGGTTACTGCCATCTTGAAAAGCGACATGATCTTCATCAGCTTCTAAATAAACAATTTGCTTATTTCGTGGTTGCACCTGATCAGGTTGATTAGGCAATAGCTGGCCTGCACGATGAACAATATTCATAACCGTTGTTTTAGAATGGATATCACTGTATTTAAGTAAATCAATGGCTGCCTGATAATGATATTTAGCTACGTTTTCTAAAACAGCCGCCTTAAAGCCTAAGGTCATCCGGCTATACTTGGTGAAAGCTAAGGCTTGATCAAGCCAAAAGAAATAATGTTGGTCTTGTTTATCTTGGTAATAAGTACGCTTAAAAGTTAATTGCCCATACAAAGTCTGCTTAATACATGTACGCATGGCTTTAACTTCATACTGCTTTTTGCGACTAGGCAACTGCTTATAACTAGCATCAAGCTGCTCAAGATAAGAACCAATTAGCTTTAAACCCCAATGGCGCAATTTCTGCATGAATGCTTCTAAGACATCATCGAAAGTAAGCTGACAGTCCAGCAGCTTATTAGTATCAGTAGTTAAATTATCTAACAAAAGCTGTAAATCTTGTAGTAAACTAGTCATATAGAAGAAAACCTTTCTGAATGTAAATTTTGTTCAAACTACATTTTAGCAGAAGGTTCTCTTCTATTTTTTATTTTCCCCACAAATACTTTACGCTAACCCGAATATAATCAATAAAGCATCAGGAACTATGAAATTTGATTTGCCATTTCAATTTATTTAACAGAATAATTTAAATTGATCGCTTTTAAAAAGTGGCAGCCATGATCCCCACTTATGCTGCTTAATATCATTAAGTACTAGTAATAAGCCACTATTACCAGTTGTCAAATCAAGTGATAGTTTATAGCCGAATCTTCCCTGAACGAAAACTGCATCTCCTTGACCTACAATATAATTATT
The sequence above is a segment of the Lactobacillus sp. ESL0677 genome. Coding sequences within it:
- a CDS encoding ISLre2 family transposase; this encodes MTSLLQDLQLLLDNLTTDTNKLLDCQLTFDDVLEAFMQKLRHWGLKLIGSYLEQLDASYKQLPSRKKQYEVKAMRTCIKQTLYGQLTFKRTYYQDKQDQHYFFWLDQALAFTKYSRMTLGFKAAVLENVAKYHYQAAIDLLKYSDIHSKTTVMNIVHRAGQLLPNQPDQVQPRNKQIVYLEADEDHVAFQDGSNHFMKLVYLHEGYDESQKRHCLIQPKYFTGTYAGAANEQLWDEVLCYLEANYPQAKQFYLAGDGAPWIKAGAKYLPNCKFVLDRFHLLKYCRQAAVNTKAAAAYCLYHWALSGQRDKVELYFETRFSDPSLTPSQTAALNQAKTYLLSNWQAILNTQEPDYQRCTAEGHISHYLSERLSSRPMGWSKVGAESVARSIIFQLNGGDISQYLLNEQRKAAKEQRIRQVDHRFKAKNRPYYEHFQADFGETTKIHYWNQGIINGGQIFDLPEQII